Proteins encoded in a region of the Populus nigra chromosome 3, ddPopNigr1.1, whole genome shotgun sequence genome:
- the LOC133689882 gene encoding large ribosomal subunit protein uL4-like, with product MAAAARPLVSVQPLPASLNDMATDSVTTVALPDVMKASIRPDIVNYVHSNISKNSRQPYAVSKKAGHQTSAESWGTGRAVSRIPRVSGGGTHRAGQGAFGNMCRGGRMFAPTKTWRRWHRKINVNQKRYAVVSAIAASAIPSLVMARGHRVESVPEMPLVISDSAESIEKTSTAIKVLKEIGAYPDAEKAKDSQAIRAGKGKMRNRRYISRKGPLIVYGTEGAKLVKAFRNIPGVEVANVERLNLLRLAPGGHLGRFVIWTKSAIEKLDSIYGTFDKSSEKKKGYVLPRTKMVNADLARIINSDEVQSVVNPIKKEVKRAPLKKNPLKNLNVMLKLNPYAKTARRMALLAEAERVKSKKEKLDRKRKPVSKEELAAAKAAGKAWYKTMISDSDYTEFENFTKWLGVSQ from the exons ATGGCCGCCGCCGCCCGCCCCCTTGTCTCCGTTCAACCTCTACCCGCGTCCCTCAATGACATGGCCACTGATTCTGTCACAACCGTGGCTCTCCCCGACGTCATGAAGGCCTCAATCAGACCAGACATCGTCAATTATGTCCACTCCAACATCTCCAAGAACAGCCGTCAACCTTACGCCGTCTCAAAGAAGGCCGGTCACCAGACCTCAGCCGAATCTTGGGGTACCGGTCGTGCCGTTTCTCGTATCCCCCGTGTTTCTGGTGGTGGAACTCACCGTGCTGGTCAGGGAGCTTTTGGAAACATGTGCCGTGGTGGACGCATGTTTGCTCCTACCAAGACCTGGCGCCGCTGGCACAGGAAGATTAACGTCAACCAAAAGCGATACGCTGTCGTTTCAGCTATTGCTGCCTCTGCTATTCCTTCTTTGGTCATGGCACGCGGTCACCGGGTGGAGTCAGTCCCTGAGATGCCTCTGGTTATCTCTGATTCGGCCGAGAGCATTGAAAAAACATCCACTGCTATTAAGGTGCTGAAGGAAATTGGTGCTTATCCAGATGCCGAGAAGGCCAAGGATTCTCAAGCGATCCGGGCTGGAAAGGGAAAAATGAGGAACAGGAGGTACATTTCCCGCAAGGGACCCCTGATCGTGTATGGAACTGAAGGTGCTAAGTTGGTGAAGGCCTTCCGTAACATTCCAGGAGTGGAGGTGGCTAACGTTGAGAGGCTGAACTTGTTGAGGCTGGCTCCCGGCGGTCATCTTGGAAGGTTTGTGATCTGGACAAAATCAGCTATCGAGAAGCTTGATTCAATATATGGGACTTTTGACAAGTCTTCCGAGAAGAAGAAGGGTTATGTGCTGCCTAGGACCAAGATGGTCAATGCTGATTTGGCTAGGATCATCAACTCTGACGAGGTTCAGAGCGTTGTGAATCCAATCAAGAAGGAGGTTAAGAGGGCACCTTTGAAGAAGAACCCGCTGAAGAACCTGAACGTGATGCTGAAATTGAATCCATATGCTAAGACTGCTAGGAGGATGGCCCTTCTGGCTGAAGCAGAGCGCGTGAAGTCCAAGAAGGAGAAGCTCGACAGGAAGAGGAAACCTGTGTCGAAG GAGGAGCTAGCTGCTGCCAAGGCTGCAGGAAAGGCTTGGTACAAGACCATGATTTCTGACAGCGATTACACCGAGTTCGAGAATTTCACCAAGTGGCTTGGTGTCTCCCAGTGA